The Rosa rugosa chromosome 1, drRosRugo1.1, whole genome shotgun sequence genomic sequence TAGTTTCATCATTTCAAGCCTTTGTGTTCTTCAAGTTTTCTAAGAgttttgtggatttgtatgGCAATTTGGGTTTGAGAAAACCAAAATTTCCATACTTTGAAACATCTCTCACTAGTTTTGCATCAAGGGGAGCTAGTTTGGTAACCAACCACTTTCtccactcttcctctcttttgctTGATGTTATTATGTTTATGGGTTTGATGTATGTaactatgggttgtgagtagaataaatttgggACTAGGCcttagccctagccaaactcatGTATAAAATAATGTGATGCCATGTTTTTTatgaatatgcatgttttgaatcctttaactactttactttaatgcttTCTTACATGTGTTTTTGGATTTGTCACCTAGTAGCGTGTTGTAGGAATTAATGAAATCGGAAACTTAAGCTTGACAATCTTTTGTAACCGAGAAGCATGTGTAGCTAATAGGGTGGTGGTCTAGCTTATTCTTACAGGAAGAACTAGATTGCTTGGGTTTCTTACTTAgaaattaaagcatgatgtTATGGGTTTAGGTTCCGGAAGAATTTAGGCTCACGGCACCATAGGCCATTTAGGATCCGGAAGATTTGAATGGTATAAAAGTTGTGTAATTTAGCTTTGCTTCGTAAGAGATTGTTAAATTGCATGactagttggtttcttggtagcttcatcAAAGCACTAAGGGGAAATTTATCAAAGCATGTTGTCATTTGAAAATGGGTTACATTATATGCATGAGGGAGGCTAGGTGCAAAACCTATGCTCCTATTTATCTCATTGATCAaagtctctattttattttattttatttgcttagtttattttttatgCAACTTAATTTActtcataaaaattaaaataaaccaAACCGTTCACTACCACAATTGTAAATACCATCCTCATGATCTTTAGCTTCCAAAGGGATAAGGTTGTGAATTTGTAAAAAGGTAGACTttgcatgtgttttctaggtttatttTCGCGGTGATCTAgctagggtagagttactcaatcccttgggtacgatactcttacttttcccctttactaaaacttgacctcctaatcTTGGGAGTAGGTAACATCACACAAATTTACACATATTTTCATACTCGTGATGCACCCAACAGATACTACActgaaataaaattgatttcGGCCCATGCTTATGGATCTAGTGTTTGCCAGAAAACAAAGACGagggtcattttttttttttaaaaaaagaggGCTATGGTTTTTTCTTATTACAATGAGAAGAGGGAGAATTGAATGGGTTGGGTCGGGTCAGTTGTTTGATTTCTTAagctttatttaatttaatttttgtttccattgttaaacaacaatttagAGACAtattaactaatatttataaatgttataagttaattccaatatgtatgtatgtggtgtgtattaaatatgatcaacaaaaataatgagttttgtATTAACTATATaatcattgagccacattttgagaaaaaaaaaaactgtatttctttttgttaaacaaaataaggccctttttaGCCCGGGCCCATTTCGACCCTATTCAGCCATATTTGGAAGACCGCCCCGAGCCCGGCCCTTTCAACCCTAGCAGCTCGGACCTTTCGGGCAGGTAAgagttagcatatttaagcctcGGCCCGACcttaagccctaaaatttagggtagggccggcccatGATAACCCCTACTTATGGATCTAGTGTTTGCCCGATCAGGGCTTCAATTTTTTATTACaatgagaagagagagaattgaaTGCATGGGTCGTGTAAGTTGTTTGCTATACCCATCCCCATGGTAGTAGGAGTTACCGAGTTACATTCAAGTATTTAACTGAAGGGGAAGCAAAACTGTTGCCCTTTATCATCATACTGCCCGTATGGCTTGTTGATTATTTGACttagggctgtcactcggtcaGTTCGAAttggttataggtattaccaacttcaaaaccaaaacttTCAGTTTCAATATTGAACTACCAATTaccaaacaaaattttcggtttttaatcatatctaccaaattcgatATTTCGATTTTCGATATTACCAATTTTAGAACAATTAATtgtttgtaatataaattagaatgaacaatattaggtttttcatttttatagtcgtaaactttgtattcatctactTATTAGAGCTTTCTTTTGTACATATGAGATCAAGTTTTAACAATTTTcgataaaactaggttatttaaccatatttgactaggttacttaaaatacatgtactactACATTAGTAGTAAtattcatactattatgaaaattttTGTGTTTACTTCTTagtatacatgtatgtgtattgaaaactatagtatataaaactaatatttagataatcggtatattcggtatttaccaaaaccaaccCACTTTTTCAGTAATTTTCAATTTCGGCCTTATCGGTTTCgattaccaaaaagtcggtttatCAAACCTAAAACATCGGTTGATATCCGGTCGGTTtagtaattaccaaaccaagtggcagccctaatTTTGACTTTATCAATAACAAGATTCATCGATTCAAATTTCACTTATGAGATGGACGGGGTGTGTGAGGTATAAAAACAATACTAAAAAATCTCCAACTTCAAGTTAATGACCTTGTATAGCAAATCCATTGAAAACTCATGTTTCCCTAGTCCCCCTTCTCCTGGCATCcataaggccccgtttggttcgcaggaatgtcaaaattggaaaaagatttattttcctttccagacggatatggaatggaatatgttttggtatttccatgtgagtgtttggaatattactagaaattaaattttggaattagtttttcatttctattgtagtgttttttttttttttttttttttttttttgaataatggtaattccattgataatagcgcatgccaagaaggccattacatactcacccgctgacacataacaatggccagatcaaggtttcgtggaggagccacagtagtacataggatagaccaactatattcgaactaatcgcTCACTTTAAAAGCGAGCCTAGAAGCTATGGAAACATAGCGAATAGACAAGCCAAAACACtcgttaggttcctaatacaagaaacttattgtaattagacaaaagctaaaaacataggtttgggccaagagcctaaaccccagcCCAAATTAGAAGCTATGGGACTAGGGTAGAAACCCCAGCCCAAAACTAAAAACCCAAATAGGGCAGCCGGCAAAGGAGATCCACGCAGGGCCCAACAAACTGATCCGGCCCAGTCCACCTGTTCATCCCATCCTCGCCGTACGACACAGTCAGGCAGATCTCCGTCCACCGTCTGTCACCACGACCCGAGTCGCCACGATCCGCGCCGCCACAATCGCTCACTGTGCACGACCCAAACCACCACGACCTCGCCGCCACGACCGACGCCAGCACGGAGAAAAACAAATCCCGATCACAGATCTGAGCACCACACACCACCGATGAGAAAACCCGAGGCGCCGTTGATCCAAAAACCCGCCTCAGGGATCGATCGACCTCCCTGGTTGCACGACCACCACCTCCCCCTAGCCCAGTCGATACCAGCCGCCAAGCCCAGCCCTGCATCCCCTCGACGGAGACCCACAGGCAATAgaatacccgtccggcagcagatcCCAAGACGTCAGCACAGCCCGGAGGGCAGCCCCGACGCCCGGGTGCCACCGGACGAGCACGAAACTCGCAGGCAGAAAAACGCCGGCCTGTAGGGTTTAGAGAGCGTTTAACTTttttctattgtagtgtttggtaagtcataagaatgaaatatgaaattataattttcaataatgccctcttactaattaaagtacatcaatttataaggaatattggtggggaatataaatttttagagggataattaatgtaattttgcctttgacattgggaaatggaaatagaataccacccctgactaggtaattctattcaggctttatgagggagtcaatttccagtcaaatgttattttttatttcctttccaatctttaaTTATAACCAAACGGCAcgtctgaatggaaaatgaaattaattcccattccataccatgatttcctgccatccaaacggggtAGAAGTTACAAGAGCAGAACGGTAATCTTGGGTTTCAATTGATTAGTGGCAAAAGGGGCCGAACGGTAGATGAGCAAAACCATAGTACGTTTTTCCTGGAGCGAAGGAACACAAAACATGAGCGCGCAATTTTTAAAGAAATTGTCAATCTCGTTCTAGATTTAATTGCTAACAATTGTAGAGGGGAAAAGATGGGTAATAGCAATAACTATCATGAATTACATTCCCCCAACACCAACCCAATATCTAGAAACCAGCAGGAATCCCTCCTTTTCTTGGATCACTCACGGCCACAAACTCTTGACTAGCTCCATTTTTCTTCAAAACTTCTATAACTATAAACTGGCAAATAGCTCCACCAGCAAGAGGCTCAAGGACATGGCCTTTCTTTTGTAGGGATTTCCTGATTTGAGCAGGAAGTTCAAAGTGATCACCTATCACGGTTGTCCAGTTCTCATAGTGCACCACATTAGGATACAGCTGCCAGACAGAAATATATCAGGTTAGTCAAGGATGGAAATAAGCTGCATCACCTACTACAGACAGCCTCGGAGATGCATTTTCCCCCCTTAAGCATTGATCAAGTTTTGTAGCATGAGATGATAATAAGAGGAGTTACATGAGGCGTATAAATTACAGTGGAAGTTTATTGAGAGAGTATGAGAGAGTATGGGAATGGCAGAAACCTGATGATAAAACCGTGGAGCCAGGACAGAAGAGAGTGGATCCATTCCCCTTGCAAAATGATTTAAGAGGACCTCTGCTGTTGCAGGAATGATCATGGCTCCTCCACTTGCACCTACAACTGCTTTAAGTTGCTCATCCTGTCAAAGAATAGAAGGGAAACACATTGAAATATTGCACTCCAAGGAAATATAGATTCGGGGTAACTAAGCACAAAAGCCCGTATTGATTTGACTAGGTAATTGATTACGGCCTTAcaggttttaacttttaagctGAGTTCAATTTCTAGTGTGGAGTTAAAGAATAGTGATTTTGTTTTATTAAGGAGTTGAACGAAGGTATATCATCTTGATTTGTTTTTCATACTCCTCTTTAGCGGACAAAGTTGGATGATTATATAATATTGAAATCCCACTGCCTTCCTATAGTTCTGTACTCTTCccctctctcgctctctctacTCATCTATCCATATGTGTTATGCATTACCTTCAGGATTATGGTAGGTGTCATTGATGACAATGGTCTTTTTCCCGGCCTGATAAAATTGGCTGGCGCTGGTGGTGGAACTGTTGAAACATTTCCAGGTATGGAGAAATCATCCATTTCATTGTTTAGGACTATTCCTGTACTTGATGACAGAATTTGTGCACCAAAGTATGAATTCACAGTAGTGGTCATGGAGATGGCATTTTGCTCATGATCTATGATGGACAAATGACTGGTGCCATGATCATTGATCTGTCCCCACCTGTTAAGAAATATACACCAACTGTAAATGATAAAAATCTTTGATTTTGAGTATATGTAATAAAGCAACGACAACCACACTAATCTAGTTAGCTAGGCAAATTTTATATATTGATTAAGGATGAATGCAAAACATTCTGATTGAAACATACTAATGGACATAAGCCAATGTTACTATGCGGTACTAACATGTTGCCTTTCAATACGTTTGCACATAAAGCATTTTTATTCAAGTGCAGATAACTTCCGGTCATTTGCATTtagcaagaaacaaaatataCGTCAACAAATCTTGGCCAGTAGAGAGAGAATTTGCTATCCATCAGACAGAATTTGGTAATCAAAAGAACAAATAATTAGTTATTTGGATGTATAATATAACAGACGATGAATTCCTTGTAAACGACATACCTGCCACCATAATGGCTGGGATCAAATGTCATGTTGTCAAGTATGGTTTTCTTTAACTCCTCGGCAAATTTAGGAGAAAGCATATCAGCTAGAACTTTAGTCACATTAACAAAGTCAGGGTCACCAAGATTCATCCTCACAGCAAATACATTCTTCACGGACTCAATCTGTCGATGGACCCAAAGAGGATCGGAAACTCCAGAAATATTTCCATATTTGGAAAGAATGTTTAGCATCTGTGTCAATGGAATTGATAGGCACATTCCATTAGTTGGCCTACTTTAAGttcattttctttttgataTACCAAAAGAAAGGAGAACAAATAA encodes the following:
- the LOC133733684 gene encoding glutathione hydrolase 1-like isoform X1 yields the protein MSYMVPILLTVVLLFLSLLPSTTSLHVASGSTQNRREVIIARNGAVATDDGRCSKIGMTVLREGGHAVDASVAAALCLGVVSPASSGIGGGAFMLIRQGNGKAQAFDMRETAPALASQNMYAANATLKSKGALSVAIPGELAGLHEAWKQHGRLPWGRLVKPAERLARLGFKISPYLNMQMTRTESGILADEGLRHIFTSKGRLLQTGVTCRNRKLAETLRQISKFGPVAFYNGSIGSKFIRDIRKAGGILTMKDLQSYKVKVTKPVSTDTLGHKILAMPSPSGGPPLILMLNILSKYGNISGVSDPLWVHRQIESVKNVFAVRMNLGDPDFVNVTKVLADMLSPKFAEELKKTILDNMTFDPSHYGGRWGQINDHGTSHLSIIDHEQNAISMTTTVNSYFGAQILSSSTGIVLNNEMDDFSIPGNVSTVPPPAPANFIRPGKRPLSSMTPTIILKDEQLKAVVGASGGAMIIPATAEVLLNHFARGMDPLSSVLAPRFYHQLYPNVVHYENWTTVIGDHFELPAQIRKSLQKKGHVLEPLAGGAICQFIVIEVLKKNGASQEFVAVSDPRKGGIPAGF